The Flavobacterium marginilacus genome window below encodes:
- a CDS encoding (Fe-S)-binding protein, which translates to MNTATDLKVVYFPSCINRSMGKTHFQDSDDLQLTELTHRLLVRAGFTIIYPESIDSHCCGMPFSSKGYAEANHTQSETLEKELLKASENGKYPVLYDMSPCFYHSKEEFSKSLKIVDPIEFMLDYVMPQLTVKKKKGSVAVFPVCSVKKIGMTEQLTALSKLCADSVTLIDSNCCGFAGDRGFLIPELNEHGLRDLKAQIPASCKDGFSTSRTCEIGLEKMSGIDFKSIFYLVDEVTR; encoded by the coding sequence ATGAATACAGCTACCGATTTAAAAGTCGTTTACTTTCCTTCCTGCATAAACAGAAGCATGGGAAAAACCCATTTTCAGGACTCAGACGATCTGCAATTGACCGAACTTACGCACCGCTTATTGGTTCGTGCCGGATTCACAATAATTTATCCCGAATCGATAGACAGTCATTGCTGTGGTATGCCTTTTTCAAGCAAGGGCTATGCAGAAGCTAATCACACACAATCCGAAACATTGGAAAAAGAACTGCTAAAAGCTTCAGAAAATGGTAAATATCCTGTTTTGTATGATATGAGCCCGTGTTTTTATCATTCGAAAGAAGAGTTTTCCAAAAGCCTAAAAATTGTCGATCCGATTGAATTTATGCTGGATTATGTAATGCCTCAGTTGACAGTAAAAAAGAAAAAAGGCAGTGTGGCCGTTTTTCCTGTTTGTTCCGTTAAAAAAATTGGAATGACAGAACAATTAACAGCCTTGTCTAAACTTTGTGCAGACAGCGTAACCCTTATTGACAGCAATTGCTGCGGTTTTGCCGGAGACAGAGGTTTCTTAATTCCTGAACTAAACGAACACGGACTACGAGATTTAAAAGCACAGATTCCAGCCAGCTGTAAAGACGGTTTTTCAACCAGCAGAACCTGCGAAATAGGACTCGAAAAAATGAGCGGTATCGATTTTAAATCTATTTTTTATTTGGTGGATGAAGTAACCAGATAA